A stretch of the Saccharolobus caldissimus genome encodes the following:
- a CDS encoding cytochrome ubiquinol oxidase subunit I, giving the protein MSLFVFDRVLAAYTMAVHVLFTYWAISLPFFIVTAEYLGYRRNDPYYLALAKRFSIVMAVLFAVGSAAGAAIAVEFITVWYKWMYIVNEVDILPFEIEVLAFFTEVIFLALYLYGWDKMGKTAHMIIGLLIGLGSTGSAILIILVNSWMNTPTGFNVIEFANSGVLTDINPLATLWPPIASAEVPMGIAGAWFVGFGSLAGYFAFRMLFKRGLTHDEVEYYNRGLKLSIFLAALDAIFLAWAGDNAGKTLYAIQPLKLATLEGLMYTTRGAPLVIGPISIPAGLSILVSWPPNPNALVLGYSSFVQSDWDPIWWLAHNAYDIHAILGIIGALVFWLLALGIYFKSSFLNIEKKLTQYMTFIVGWLQLIAWESGWIAAEVGRQPFIIWGPMFQTSAGLYAIQAAMLTSEAYNNSPDVLPIGITIMVVLAIAVAGTLYMLKRLFEGKEVSQDIIALRR; this is encoded by the coding sequence ATGAGCTTGTTCGTATTCGATAGAGTTTTAGCTGCGTATACGATGGCTGTGCACGTTCTCTTCACGTATTGGGCCATTAGTTTACCATTTTTCATAGTAACTGCGGAGTACCTAGGCTATAGGAGAAATGACCCATATTATTTAGCTCTAGCTAAGAGATTCTCAATAGTGATGGCAGTACTTTTCGCTGTGGGTTCTGCTGCAGGTGCTGCAATAGCTGTGGAGTTTATAACAGTTTGGTACAAATGGATGTATATAGTTAATGAGGTAGACATATTGCCCTTTGAAATAGAAGTCCTAGCGTTCTTTACAGAAGTTATATTCTTAGCCTTATATTTATACGGCTGGGATAAAATGGGAAAGACTGCTCATATGATAATAGGCCTTTTAATAGGGTTAGGAAGTACTGGTTCTGCAATACTCATAATACTAGTTAATTCATGGATGAATACCCCAACAGGTTTTAACGTCATAGAGTTCGCTAATTCTGGAGTTCTAACAGATATAAACCCGCTGGCCACTTTATGGCCACCTATAGCTTCAGCTGAGGTACCAATGGGTATAGCAGGAGCTTGGTTTGTGGGTTTTGGGAGCCTTGCTGGCTATTTCGCCTTTAGGATGTTATTTAAGAGGGGTCTAACTCACGACGAAGTTGAATATTACAATAGAGGTCTAAAATTATCTATATTCTTAGCAGCGTTAGACGCTATATTTTTAGCGTGGGCAGGAGATAATGCAGGGAAGACGCTTTACGCAATACAGCCTTTAAAATTAGCTACATTAGAGGGGTTAATGTATACCACTAGAGGTGCACCATTAGTAATAGGACCAATATCGATTCCAGCAGGACTTTCAATATTAGTATCCTGGCCTCCGAATCCTAATGCCCTAGTTTTAGGTTACTCTAGTTTCGTGCAGTCTGATTGGGATCCCATATGGTGGTTAGCACACAACGCTTATGACATTCACGCAATATTGGGAATAATAGGCGCATTAGTTTTCTGGCTTCTAGCCTTAGGCATATACTTTAAGTCTTCTTTCTTAAATATAGAGAAGAAATTAACTCAATATATGACATTTATAGTAGGATGGCTACAGTTAATTGCTTGGGAATCTGGGTGGATTGCCGCTGAAGTGGGTAGGCAACCGTTCATCATATGGGGACCAATGTTTCAAACATCTGCTGGACTTTATGCAATACAAGCTGCAATGCTAACCAGTGAGGCTTATAATAATAGTCCAGATGTTTTACCCATAGGAATTACAATAATGGTAGTTTTAGCTATAGCTGTGGCAGGCACTTTATATATGTTAAAGAGACTGTTTGAAGGTAAGGAGGTATCTCAAGACATTATAGCCTTAAGGAGGTGA
- a CDS encoding APC family permease, translating into MKRKLTLIETTAIGLGNIIGAGIFVMAGSIIYLAGPAALISFIITGLLAMSIGINSAELASKYPNTEGGVYSFAKLTMGDFMGFLVGWMRMISYAVSGAATALGFASYLPIQFKYVIAASLIITLSTIYLFGLKLASEIETVLVIINILGLVTFIVFSLTFGKFSISHLKPLAPHGVSGIFAGASLAFFAYSGFNTIATLTPDVEDGERTVPKAIILSLIITSALYILVVFSMLYILPWYAYGTQGNPLSFALQSVKAPLIIILAVSSTAIIATVTVTLSTIIATVRTIKQMAEDELIPKGISKDRLAVLITASIMIASLALGNVEVIGLVSNFGTVFSYITTAIAVVISRRRGIRGKFSSPLYPWLQILSIILSLLIMLSLGEESLILGVLSIIIGILIHQIHVQINIVEKGKSLKPHGELP; encoded by the coding sequence GTGAAAAGGAAATTAACTTTAATTGAGACTACGGCAATAGGTTTAGGTAACATTATAGGAGCAGGAATATTCGTAATGGCGGGAAGCATAATATATTTAGCAGGACCTGCTGCTCTTATCTCTTTTATCATAACTGGATTGTTAGCCATGAGTATAGGTATCAATAGTGCTGAATTGGCCTCTAAATATCCTAATACAGAAGGAGGAGTTTACTCTTTTGCGAAGCTAACAATGGGTGACTTTATGGGTTTTTTAGTAGGTTGGATGAGAATGATATCTTATGCCGTATCTGGAGCAGCGACAGCACTGGGTTTCGCAAGCTATTTACCAATTCAATTTAAATACGTTATAGCGGCCTCGTTAATAATAACATTATCCACAATTTACTTATTTGGCCTTAAACTCGCCTCAGAGATAGAGACGGTGTTAGTTATAATTAATATCTTAGGCCTTGTTACATTCATAGTGTTTTCTTTAACATTCGGTAAGTTTTCAATATCGCACTTAAAACCCTTAGCACCTCACGGAGTTTCTGGAATATTTGCAGGCGCATCTCTAGCCTTCTTCGCTTATTCAGGTTTTAACACCATAGCTACATTAACACCAGATGTAGAAGACGGTGAGAGAACTGTACCTAAAGCCATAATATTGTCCCTAATAATTACCTCAGCCCTCTATATTCTCGTAGTCTTCTCCATGTTATACATTTTGCCTTGGTATGCTTATGGAACTCAAGGAAATCCCCTATCCTTTGCTTTACAAAGTGTTAAAGCTCCATTGATAATAATATTGGCAGTATCTAGTACGGCTATAATAGCTACAGTGACCGTTACCCTCTCTACTATTATCGCAACAGTTAGAACGATAAAACAAATGGCTGAAGACGAACTTATACCTAAGGGAATATCTAAGGATAGGTTAGCAGTTTTAATAACTGCATCTATAATGATTGCCTCTTTAGCCTTAGGTAACGTTGAAGTAATAGGTTTAGTTTCAAACTTTGGCACAGTGTTCTCTTACATTACCACGGCTATAGCTGTTGTAATTTCCAGGAGGAGAGGAATAAGAGGTAAGTTCAGTTCCCCTCTTTATCCATGGTTGCAAATATTATCTATAATACTCTCATTATTAATAATGTTATCCTTAGGCGAGGAATCTCTAATATTAGGTGTTTTATCGATTATAATAGGAATTTTAATACATCAAATTCACGTCCAAATTAACATAGTGGAGAAGGGTAAATCCCTTAAGCCTCACGGCGAACTACCTTAA
- a CDS encoding type II toxin-antitoxin system VapC family toxin, whose protein sequence is MEVIRVLDKVKRLKVLDQLKKTYTIYPLDEKVAIEYSELYYELREKGKLISDLDLIIASTAKAYNEKLVTKDKDFLSLSGYIEIKLIQ, encoded by the coding sequence ATGGAAGTTATTAGAGTTCTAGATAAAGTTAAGAGGTTAAAAGTTTTAGATCAGTTGAAAAAGACTTACACAATATATCCCTTAGACGAAAAAGTGGCGATAGAATATTCTGAGCTTTATTATGAATTGAGGGAAAAGGGTAAGTTAATATCTGACTTAGATTTAATAATAGCTTCTACTGCAAAGGCTTATAATGAAAAGCTAGTGACTAAAGATAAGGACTTCTTATCATTAAGCGGTTATATAGAGATTAAACTAATTCAATAA
- a CDS encoding antitoxin VapB family protein: protein MSRKLTTISISEEVKEKLEIEKGDMSWDEFLLLLIEEYRKKKVERGIDKLREILTDEDIKKIEDSHKNMHEEFRI, encoded by the coding sequence ATGAGTAGAAAACTTACAACGATTTCCATTTCTGAGGAGGTTAAAGAGAAGCTAGAAATTGAAAAAGGAGATATGAGTTGGGATGAATTTTTACTCCTTTTAATAGAAGAGTATAGAAAGAAAAAGGTAGAAAGAGGAATCGATAAATTGAGAGAAATTCTCACAGATGAGGATATAAAAAAGATAGAGGATAGTCATAAAAATATGCATGAGGAGTTTAGAATATGA